The Pyrus communis chromosome 8, drPyrComm1.1, whole genome shotgun sequence region TCGGCAAGGACAACTTTGGCGCCATTGCTGATGAATTTCGATGCGGTTGCTTTACCTATGCCGCTTGCTGCTCCGGTAATCAGCGCCACTTTGCCTTCAAGTCTGCTTTGTCCCACATgaaaacaaatcaacaaaagGGCAAGCAGATGAGAAATGAAATCGAAATCGAAAAAAAGGTATTCGGGAATTTGAACTATTTACCCGAATACCTATTCGATTTCGCCTACCTCCCAGCATGGGATGAAAACCCCATCTTGATGTTCGGGGAAGCCAAAATAGCTCTTGAAATGGCGACATTTTTTCTGCACTCAAGTTCGAATTCTTCATTATTAGATTAGATAAATTAGAATATCGCTCAGGctataaagaagaaaaagaaggaggagcTTACCTGTATGCAACCCTGAGCATACTTGAAGGACAAAGATGGGGTTTCTGATATTTGAGCTCAACTGGTTCAACTGGTTCAACTTGCACCTTTGAGTGAATTTCTACCCTTCTTCAAATCTTGGCCAGCTGTTGACTATATGTGCTTTTGGTTGGGGTTGGACCGACAAGTAGGAAGAAGGTAAGGAAGGAAgactaaagaaaaataaagcattCTTAATATATTGGTGCACATGTGGACGTGTGGTCCAATGACTGCGTTACACGTGCATGTGACACAtgcattttgtttctttgtttttggtacAGAAATTTGTATATGATTTTGTCACATCTCCAACAGTTTCTCTAAGGTGGGTGCGGTGTATATGATTTCTATGGatttttgttgagttttaaagtgAGAGATTTTGACCAGATTTTAGTACGCTTTTACcgattattataatttttttaaagatttttttaGACTTTTAATGTATGCTTTTttgaaaaacaagtaaattaagtgAGGTACTTTTGCTGAATTATAGAGATTTTATATGGATTGTCATAAATTTTTCAACGATCAACTTATTAATAACATtactatttttaagtttttgtcatTGAAATGGTGATGATGGACATGACAAAATGGTCTCATAAGGCGGCGGTGGAAGTGTCATTTCTCATGGTATTGGGATTTAAGTGCATTTTTGGAACAAATGTGGCATCTTTCCAAATTATAAGAAAGCCTATAAAATTGGAAGGtatgatttttatttcttattttctctAGAAAACTAATACAAAAGGGCTTCataaacttttttgtttttaatccaAAGACACCTAACTTTCTTTAATTATATGGACAATGGACGGTGACAATTTTGTATATAAGTTGAAGTTTTTGGTGCAGTGGTAGTATCGTAAATAAATTCGAATTTTTCATAACCAACAAGTTGAAGTTTGATGACACATGCAAATATTTCATAACCAACAATTTCTAGACTGATTCTTAAGACATTACCCTTCATGACCTTCGTCCTCATCCACATTTCTTGCTGCACAAGAAGTATATATGGAATAAACGTCAACCTCATACTCCCCCACAAAATAGCGTTAatgggttaaattgttagctGTTAGGGGGAGGGGGTCCGTGGAAAGCAAACATGTACCAGGGTGTATAGACATGATTGTTTTACGCTACTGTGGTAAAATGCATTCTAGATTCAGAACTAATTCATTATGTTCTCAGTTAACTTTGTGATATTGAATGAGATTATTGTTTTACTTCTCTTGTAATGTGTGATCTTTATTTTTGGTACTTAAATTTTATCTTTGCTTCGATATACATTTTTTGTCTCTTTGAACGTTACCCCCCATTAAattgatgagttttttttttttgttgatgtgatgcAACTAGCTTACACGGCCCATATAAGAGTCTCAAGCTCACCACCTCATCAATTTATAATAAATTATCATACAATCAATTCAAACCAAAAGCACAGATTGATACAATTTTAATACCTTAAAGTATGTCGATCACGAAGGAAAAACATATACACAGGATGACATGGAATGATGAAGTTTTTGCCATAAGTTGTTTTGGGTTTAAACTGCATTCCAACTGAATTCCTTAGTTACGATTTGGCATTCGTGTATACGGAACAGTATGTCGATTTTCAACAACTGAATCATATGCACTTCATCGTCACCTTCTTAAACTCAAAATGTAGcataattaacaaattaaattgaacttcgccaacaaaaaataaaacccaaaaagcaattcaactttttaaaagGCTTCCTTCGACAAGTAAATTAAGTTCCCCAGAGAACAGAAGAAAATCAGTATGAAAGTCAGACCGGTAGTAAGGGCGATCTAAAGTCAACAAGGCTCCTTGCTTTATAAAGGCTGGAAGAAATGTCCAACGTACGCAGCCTTACCATATCTCATCTTTCAGAGAGGTTTGATAGAACATTTTCGGGTAGATCCATACCCCTTTGAATTGCCGGCTTTCAAGTTCTTGAACACGATTACTGGAAATAGTCTCATTGAAAACAAACTCGGGAAGGCCATCATACTGCTTTAGTGTCCCACACGTAGATATCGAGACATCATCTGCCAACCCCAGCTTCTTCTTCATGTCCTCCGTCTGAAAATAACTGTCCTCGGTATAAAAATAATCCCGCGATGGCCTGCATTCAGTCTCTTCATTGCTAACTTCAACTAAATAATCACGATTCCAGCTCAAGTCTTTAGCAAACGTGATGTAACCACTCTTGCTGTCTAGAAAGTAGAATTCTCCGTTGCGATAAGCAGCGCATTTGATTGTATCAATGGGACGATCATACTTGTGTTGTGTCCATTCATTGGCTCCACGGTGAAGCACATTCAGCTCAAATTCTCCATCACTCTTCCGGCTCATGACGCAAACCATGCAATCTTGGGAAGTTGGGGGAGACGAAAATGCAGCAACATGATCAGAGAGCTCTGAGGCTGGGAATTTCGGGAGGTCTATTTTCATTGGAACGAAGGGGCGAAAAAAGAACATTGAACCTCCTGGTTGGAACAAAAGAAGCCATCCTTGGTTCGAGGCAAGGCAAGTTGTCGTTCCATCAAGTTGCGGAAGACATATCGGGTACTTTTCTCCACTTTTTTTTACCAATAACTGGTTTTGAAGATCAGAATCTTTGTTAAGCTCATTGTCCGTGATCCCATAGAGTAGAAACCAGGGTTTAATATCCGGTGCAGGTTCGACTTTGGCTACAGCTGTGTAAGAAGCTGAATTCCAAGCCTTGCAGACAGTGCGAAAACTTTGAAGCTCATCGGTGCCTAGACGGTCTGCTATGTCGGAGACAAGTTCGGGGGGGAGATAGGACCATTGGCTTTCGTACCTTTTGGCACAGTTGCTCATTGCATATGTATGGCTGCTACTGTCAAGGGCACCAACTACTTGTGTTAAATTTAAGGAACATGGCAAAAGACAGACCAAACACAACAAGGAGcaagtgaaaaagaattacACAGATTAAAGCGAAGAAGGCACATTCTTTATCTGTAAGTATTCGTAATtaattggtttttggattaaTCATTCATAGCATATACCTAATTTCACCAAGAAAAAACACGTAAAACATAAAAGACATCATCAAAATTCAAGAATTTCAAGAGTTTCGTTGAACCCGAATTATTGTAATAGTACATGGTGTTCAATTTCTCTCAATTCAAAGATGGGAAATAATTTCTGCACACCCGAAATATACCCTTATATCTACTCTCCTTGTTTCTGTCCATAGATTCTGGATTGATTTTATCTATCCAAaaacaagagagaaaagggacCGTGCGGAAAAGATGGATGTGTGTAAATCATAATTAATAGCGATCGAACAATGTATAACAATATTCATACCTCTGGGATTTAGGATGAAGAAGCCCTTCTAGCAAAAGAACAACGTCAATCGAAG contains the following coding sequences:
- the LOC137741801 gene encoding F-box/kelch-repeat protein At1g57790-like, translated to MSNCAKRYESQWSYLPPELVSDIADRLGTDELQSFRTVCKAWNSASYTAVAKVEPAPDIKPWFLLYGITDNELNKDSDLQNQLLVKKSGEKYPICLPQLDGTTTCLASNQGWLLLFQPGGSMFFFRPFVPMKIDLPKFPASELSDHVAAFSSPPTSQDCMVCVMSRKSDGEFELNVLHRGANEWTQHKYDRPIDTIKCAAYRNGEFYFLDSKSGYITFAKDLSWNRDYLVEVSNEETECRPSRDYFYTEDSYFQTEDMKKKLGLADDVSISTCGTLKQYDGLPEFVFNETISSNRVQELESRQFKGVWIYPKMFYQTSLKDEIW